Below is a genomic region from Echinicola rosea.
GGCTATTGGACTCCCGAGAACCAGTCTAACGAACGGCCGGGGCTTACCTATACCAATCCGTTGGGAAGGGGCTATTACCTCAGCAGGGACTTTGTCAGGATTCAGGATGCGACGCTCGCGTATCGTTTTCCTGAAGCTATGTTGGAAAAATGGAAAATGTCAGGTTTGAAGGTGTACCTGAGTGGGAGAAACCTCGCCACCTTTACCGACTGGCTAGGGCCAGATCCAGAAAGTGGAAACAATACCATCACCAACCTGTACCCGACCCCACGAACGATAATAGCAGGACTAAATATCAGCTTTTAACACCAAAGCCAAAAGTCATGAAAAAAACAGCTAAAAAATACATCAAAAAAGCAGCGCATTTATTGCTAGGAGCAAGTTTAGTGGGCGCTGTGATCTCTTGCGAAAATGATTTCTTGGAAGAAAAACCTTTGGACTTCCTGAATTCTGATGTGGTCCTGACCAATCCAGAGGGCTTTGAAAGTGCCATCACCGGGCTTTACGAGTCCGTAAGGCACCTTTACTTCCGCGAGGACGGCTCTAAAATGCAGGCCATGTACTATGGCACCGATGTAGCCACCACAGGAGACCGGTCATTGGCAGATTTTAAGGATTATGGTACTTGGCTTACCCCCACGCTTTATGCGGTGGACCATTACTGGAACTGGGGATACCGGAACTTGATGCCTCGGGCAAATACCATCATCCAATATGCAACAGAAGCAGATTTTTGGGATAGTGAAGAACAGCGAAATGCGGTCATCGCAGAAGCCAGGTTTTTCAGGGCATATGCCTATAATTTCTTGGCAAATTTGTACGGTGATGTGCCCATTGTGGATCAGCTTTACCGGGCACCTAAGGCAGATTTTCAGCGTAGCCCAAGGGGAGAAGTATATGATTTTGCCAAGCAGGACCTAGAGTTTGCGGCACAATGGCTTCCCGATGAGGCCAGTGTGGATGGCCGGGTGACGAAGGCGGCGGCGTACCATTTGCTCGCCGAAGTGTACATTAGTCTCGGTGATTACAGTGCTGCCATTGATGCGGCGACCAATGTGATCGATGATGGTAATTACGACCTGATGAGGGAACGTTTTGGCGCTTGGGTGGATCAGCCGGGAGATGTTATTTCGGATCTTCACGCCCAAGATAACCAAAACCGATCCACTGGAAACATGGAGACAATTTGGAACCTCCAATTTGAACCACGGTCCACACCGGGAGGAACGGTCGAAAACAGCAAATGGAAAGGTGTGACTTGGCTAAGAGCTTGGGGACCAAAATGGTGGGAAATTACCGACCCCAATGGCGAGCCGGGAATGGAGCTTTCTGTGGACAGCCTTGGGCGTGGCGTAGCTTGGGTGAGACCGACCAATTATTATTCCTATGAAATATGGGAGGACGAAGGGGATGTCAGAAATTCCTCGTTTAACATTCGCAGGACTTATTATTATAATAACCCAGCGTCTGAGTACTTTGGTCAAGAAGTGCAGCTGGATCCAAATCGTTTGGACTCCATGGTACAGTTTTACCCGATGCTGACCAAAATAGAAGGTACTGCCGAATACTTAGAAGGCGCCAATTACGGGCGTTCGTTTAAAGATGTTTATTTAATGCGACTTGCAGAAACCTATCTATTGCGGGCTGAAGCGTATTTTCTAAATGGGAATGCAGATTTGGCTGCGGAAGATATAAACGAGATACGGCTGAGAGCCAAGGCAGCTCCAATCGCAGCAGGGGATGTTGACCTCGATTTTATATTGGACGAAAGGGCCCGAGAGCTCATCATTGAAGAAAATAGAAGATTAACACTGAATAGAATGGGAAAACTCGTGGAGCGCACCAAAAGATATAACCCTCAAAGTGGTCCGACGATCCAGGATTATCATGCATTGTTTCCGATTCCTCAGACGACCATTGATGCGAACATCGAGGCGGAAATGTCCCAGAATCCAGGTTACCTATAAAAAGGGTGCTTAAACCCGGTTTATGCATAGTGCTGGTCTAATGTTGTTTTGTTAAGCCAGGAGAGGGGATGTGTCGCTCCTTGACTCCGCTCAGGGTGGCACTCAATGAGTACCTTAACTAAACGGCATTGATTTCGGGTTAAACATAAAAAAAGCTTCCTACCGCTTGTTTGGTTGGAAGCTTTTTTTGGTTCGATATGATTTAATATGGGTAAGTAGTAACCTCAGTTCGATTATAAAATCGTCACTGCGAGGCTTAGAGGGAGATATGAGGGGTGTAAGCCGTGGCAGTCTCAGTATTTCAGGATTGCCACACCCTTTTCCAACCCACATCCTCCTTAAAAGGGTTCGTATGACGCTTTTAATACTAAAATTAAGTCGATCTCAGGTTAGTAGGACAGATTGTTA
It encodes:
- a CDS encoding RagB/SusD family nutrient uptake outer membrane protein, which gives rise to MKKTAKKYIKKAAHLLLGASLVGAVISCENDFLEEKPLDFLNSDVVLTNPEGFESAITGLYESVRHLYFREDGSKMQAMYYGTDVATTGDRSLADFKDYGTWLTPTLYAVDHYWNWGYRNLMPRANTIIQYATEADFWDSEEQRNAVIAEARFFRAYAYNFLANLYGDVPIVDQLYRAPKADFQRSPRGEVYDFAKQDLEFAAQWLPDEASVDGRVTKAAAYHLLAEVYISLGDYSAAIDAATNVIDDGNYDLMRERFGAWVDQPGDVISDLHAQDNQNRSTGNMETIWNLQFEPRSTPGGTVENSKWKGVTWLRAWGPKWWEITDPNGEPGMELSVDSLGRGVAWVRPTNYYSYEIWEDEGDVRNSSFNIRRTYYYNNPASEYFGQEVQLDPNRLDSMVQFYPMLTKIEGTAEYLEGANYGRSFKDVYLMRLAETYLLRAEAYFLNGNADLAAEDINEIRLRAKAAPIAAGDVDLDFILDERARELIIEENRRLTLNRMGKLVERTKRYNPQSGPTIQDYHALFPIPQTTIDANIEAEMSQNPGYL